In Syntrophotaleaceae bacterium, a genomic segment contains:
- a CDS encoding HDIG domain-containing protein: MNPIALIEKYYPPGSDAHRILLKHSELVAAKATGIARALQADAVFVHEAALLHDIGIRFTAVPQIGCEGILPYLCHGIKGRELLDAEGFPRHALVCERHIGVGLTAAEISDRRLPLPARDMVPITLEERIVTYADLFFSKDPAKADREKSVGQVRQSLARFGADKVAVFEEWHCKFSC, encoded by the coding sequence TTGAACCCCATCGCCCTGATCGAAAAATATTATCCCCCCGGAAGCGATGCCCATCGCATCCTGCTGAAACACAGCGAGCTGGTTGCCGCCAAGGCGACAGGCATCGCCCGGGCGCTGCAGGCGGATGCCGTTTTCGTGCACGAGGCCGCCCTGCTGCATGACATCGGCATTCGCTTCACGGCGGTACCGCAGATCGGCTGCGAAGGGATACTACCCTACCTGTGCCACGGCATCAAAGGCCGCGAACTGCTGGACGCGGAAGGTTTCCCCCGGCACGCCCTGGTTTGCGAGCGGCATATCGGTGTCGGTCTGACCGCCGCTGAAATTTCCGACCGCAGATTGCCGCTGCCGGCAAGAGACATGGTTCCGATCACATTGGAAGAACGCATCGTTACCTATGCGGATCTCTTTTTTTCAAAGGATCCGGCCAAGGCGGACCGGGAGAAAAGCGTGGGCCAGGTGCGCCAGTCGCTGGCCCGTTTCGGAGCGGACAAGGTAGCGGTGTTCGAGGAGTGGCATTGTAAATTCAGTTGCTAG
- a CDS encoding ATP-binding protein, translating to MVAALRKSRQDTEKTIDHLQRANEDLRQTRAELIRSEKIASIGHLAAGMAHEIGNPLGAVVGYLELLKSELPEGRHLEIAACAAEEVGRIDLLVRDLLDYAAPGQARSETFDPAKVMEEALDLLVNQGMFNKLELVRKIPLSLPMVRMVRHQLLQVFVNLLLNACDASRKGGEIIVEGGVSGQFVWLAVTDEGEGISKDNLGHVFDPFFTTKPPGKGRGLGLSVCHRVVDQAGGAIEVQSDVGRGSRFTVCLPVASRAEGGVYGG from the coding sequence ATGGTGGCGGCTTTAAGAAAAAGTCGCCAGGATACCGAGAAAACGATAGATCACCTGCAAAGGGCCAACGAGGATTTGCGTCAAACCCGAGCCGAACTGATCCGATCAGAAAAAATAGCTTCAATCGGCCATTTGGCAGCAGGCATGGCTCACGAAATTGGCAATCCATTAGGCGCGGTGGTGGGTTATCTGGAACTGCTCAAATCCGAATTGCCAGAAGGGCGCCACCTGGAGATTGCCGCCTGTGCTGCTGAAGAGGTCGGGCGCATCGACCTGCTGGTTCGGGACCTTCTCGATTACGCAGCTCCAGGGCAAGCCCGATCGGAAACCTTTGATCCCGCAAAGGTCATGGAGGAAGCTTTGGACCTTCTGGTCAATCAGGGAATGTTCAACAAGTTGGAGCTGGTGCGAAAAATTCCCTTATCACTGCCGATGGTCAGGATGGTCCGCCACCAGTTGCTGCAGGTATTCGTCAACCTGCTGCTCAATGCCTGCGATGCTTCCCGGAAAGGAGGCGAAATTATCGTTGAAGGCGGTGTTTCAGGACAGTTCGTCTGGCTTGCGGTGACGGATGAAGGAGAAGGTATTTCGAAAGACAATCTTGGTCATGTTTTTGATCCCTTTTTTACTACCAAACCCCCGGGAAAAGGGCGCGGTTTGGGCCTTTCAGTCTGTCACCGGGTGGTGGATCAGGCGGGAGGAGCCATAGAAGTGCAATCGGATGTTGGCAGAGGAAGCCGTTTCACCGTCTGTTTGCCGGTGGCCAGCCGAGCTGAAGGAGGAGTATATGGCGGTTGA
- the ltrA gene encoding group II intron reverse transcriptase/maturase — MTIEEAEALVEISGAAPEGSDRKSQEYGTGASNVTACREPSWTEAETRLMEEVVSRGNMMAAYDRVVGNKGAPGIDGMQVGELKGYLVKEWPRIKEDLLNGSYQPQPVRKVEIPKPGGGMRMLGIPTVLDRLIQQALHQELMRLFDPDFSKSSYGFRPGRSAHQAVQAARKHVAEGRRWVVDIDLEKFFDRVGHDVLMARVARKVKDPRVLRLIRRYLRAGVLEGGIVSPRVEGTPQGGPLSPLLSNILLDEFDKELERRGHAFCRYADDCNIYVRSRQSAERVMASLIQFLEQRLKLKVNRVKSAVGRPWERTFLGYRMTFHKKPRLKVAEGSVKRFKANLRELFRRGRGHSLKRVIEESTPKLRGWIVYFRLAEVKGIFEELDSWVRRKLRCILWRQWKRSFTRARNLMRRGLSELRAWRSAQNGRGPWWNAGASHMHDAFRKSFFDKLGLICLVDSLRRFQSAL, encoded by the coding sequence ATGACGATCGAAGAAGCAGAAGCCCTGGTTGAGATATCAGGGGCCGCGCCCGAGGGTAGCGACCGGAAGTCGCAAGAGTATGGCACAGGTGCGTCAAACGTCACGGCATGCCGGGAACCGTCCTGGACGGAAGCGGAGACGCGGCTGATGGAAGAGGTTGTCAGTCGCGGCAACATGATGGCGGCCTACGACCGGGTGGTTGGCAACAAGGGAGCCCCCGGCATCGACGGGATGCAGGTGGGTGAGCTGAAAGGCTACCTGGTCAAGGAATGGCCGCGCATCAAGGAGGACCTGCTGAACGGAAGCTACCAGCCCCAACCGGTGCGGAAGGTCGAGATACCCAAGCCCGGCGGCGGGATGCGCATGCTCGGCATCCCCACGGTGCTGGACCGGCTCATTCAGCAGGCGCTGCATCAGGAGCTGATGCGGCTGTTCGATCCAGACTTCTCCAAGAGCTCCTACGGGTTTCGACCCGGACGGAGCGCCCACCAGGCGGTACAAGCAGCCCGCAAGCATGTGGCCGAAGGGCGGCGGTGGGTGGTCGATATCGACCTGGAGAAGTTCTTCGACCGGGTCGGACACGACGTGCTTATGGCACGAGTGGCCCGCAAGGTCAAAGACCCCCGTGTACTGCGACTGATCCGCAGATACCTGAGGGCCGGAGTGCTCGAAGGGGGGATCGTCTCGCCACGGGTGGAAGGGACGCCGCAAGGCGGCCCGCTCTCGCCGCTGTTGTCGAACATCCTGCTTGACGAGTTCGACAAGGAACTGGAGAGGCGCGGCCACGCCTTCTGCCGTTATGCCGATGATTGCAACATTTACGTGCGCAGTCGGCAATCGGCGGAGCGGGTCATGGCTTCGCTGATCCAGTTTCTCGAACAGCGGCTGAAACTCAAGGTCAACCGCGTCAAAAGCGCCGTTGGCCGCCCCTGGGAGAGAACCTTTCTGGGTTACAGGATGACCTTTCACAAGAAACCGCGGCTCAAGGTGGCTGAAGGCTCTGTGAAACGGTTCAAGGCCAACCTCAGAGAGCTCTTTCGTCGGGGAAGGGGACACAGCCTCAAACGGGTCATCGAAGAGTCCACCCCGAAACTGCGGGGATGGATCGTCTACTTTCGGCTGGCGGAAGTCAAAGGCATCTTCGAAGAACTGGATAGCTGGGTCAGGCGGAAACTACGCTGCATTCTGTGGCGGCAGTGGAAGCGCTCTTTTACGCGGGCCAGGAATTTGATGCGGCGGGGATTGTCGGAACTCAGAGCATGGAGGTCGGCTCAAAACGGGCGAGGCCCCTGGTGGAATGCAGGAGCCTCGCACATGCACGATGCGTTTCGAAAATCCTTCTTCGATAAACTGGGGCTGATCTGCTTGGTAGACAGTCTCAGACGCTTTCAGAGTGCTTTGTGA
- the gatC gene encoding Asp-tRNA(Asn)/Glu-tRNA(Gln) amidotransferase subunit GatC codes for MKISREQVEHVARLARLALKDQELENLTADMDAILGYVDKLNELETDHIIPTAHAVPIENAFRRDAVRPSIGVEKALQNAPAAKEGCFLVPRVIE; via the coding sequence ATGAAAATATCTCGAGAGCAGGTGGAACATGTCGCCCGCCTGGCACGGCTGGCCCTGAAAGACCAGGAACTGGAAAACCTCACGGCGGACATGGATGCCATCCTCGGCTACGTGGATAAACTCAATGAACTGGAGACCGACCATATCATCCCCACTGCACATGCCGTACCGATCGAAAATGCGTTCAGGCGGGATGCCGTACGCCCCTCGATAGGAGTGGAAAAGGCTTTGCAGAATGCTCCCGCTGCCAAGGAGGGATGTTTCCTCGTCCCCCGGGTCATCGAGTGA
- a CDS encoding response regulator, whose amino-acid sequence MQKRKKFGEILLEMGVINQEDLDKALARQKVSKQPLGQIFEELGVICEKDILRILARQFNLKRVEEINRPPVPESALEVIDSSTALAKMVFPLGIKNNTLYLATSNPLDFSTLDDLAFRTGLNVVPFLAIPSEITQAIKRFYLHEPLPGTQEGSTILVVDDHDLYRRTLAVRLEKEGYRVIQAVTGAEALKKVLAGQPQLILLETTLQSMNGKMVFGTLQSNSLTAKIPVIAMSTRDYPEEEAQLLDMGFFDFVAKPFNFQRLLARVRRALNYSTGKKTRK is encoded by the coding sequence ATGCAGAAGCGGAAAAAGTTCGGTGAAATCTTGCTCGAAATGGGGGTCATCAACCAAGAGGACCTGGATAAGGCTTTGGCGCGGCAGAAAGTATCCAAACAACCCCTTGGCCAGATTTTCGAGGAATTGGGGGTTATCTGCGAGAAGGACATTCTGCGGATTCTCGCCCGCCAGTTCAACCTCAAAAGAGTTGAGGAAATCAACCGGCCTCCGGTGCCGGAAAGTGCTCTGGAAGTCATCGATTCCTCCACGGCACTGGCCAAAATGGTTTTCCCCCTGGGGATAAAAAACAACACGCTGTATCTTGCCACCAGCAACCCTCTCGATTTTTCCACCCTTGACGATCTCGCTTTCCGTACCGGGTTGAATGTCGTTCCCTTTTTGGCCATCCCTTCGGAAATTACCCAGGCAATCAAGCGCTTCTATCTGCATGAACCTCTTCCCGGGACACAGGAGGGGAGCACGATCCTGGTGGTCGATGATCACGACCTCTATCGAAGGACTCTGGCCGTTCGCCTGGAAAAGGAGGGGTACCGGGTCATTCAGGCCGTAACCGGTGCCGAGGCATTGAAAAAGGTACTGGCGGGACAGCCCCAACTGATTCTGCTGGAAACGACCCTGCAGTCCATGAACGGCAAAATGGTTTTCGGAACCCTGCAGAGCAACAGCCTGACCGCCAAAATTCCGGTCATCGCCATGTCGACCCGCGACTATCCCGAGGAGGAGGCGCAACTTCTCGATATGGGCTTTTTCGATTTCGTCGCCAAACCCTTCAATTTTCAGCGCCTGCTTGCCCGCGTTCGCAGGGCCTTGAACTATTCCACAGGGAAAAAAACAAGGAAGTAA
- a CDS encoding bifunctional aconitate hydratase 2/2-methylisocitrate dehydratase, which translates to MLQEYLKHKAEREARGIPPLPLSAEQTASLCELLLDPPAGRENMLLKLLAERVSPGVDEAAGVKADFLGRILRDEADCPLLTKRQAIDLLGAMTGGFNVPHLVAALDDPKLAAEAARALGSITLVYDAFDNVLARSETNSAAKQVIESWAAADWFTSAPELPVEIRVRIFKVEGEINTDDFSPAGDAWSRPDIPLHALSMGKNRFPGGIETIAAWRAEGHRVAFVGDVVGTGSSRKSACNSLLWHIGGDIPGVPNKRRGGVILGGVIAPIFFNTAQDSGALPLEAEVDALQHGDVVVIDTRSGEIRDEAGEVLTRFGIRPDTLRDEYRAGGRIPLIIGRALTERARQALGMSPCELFAQPTNPEPKENQGYTLAQKMVGKACGLPGVLPGTACEPRMTTLGSQDTTGPMTADELKELACLRFQAPMVMQSFCHTAAYPKSADVKMQKNLPQFISERGGVALRPADGVIHCWLNRLLLPDTVGTGGDSHTRFPIGISFPAGSGLVAFAGALGFMPLDMPESVLVRFKGRLRPGITLRDLVNAIPFAATRQGLLTVPKKNKKNIFNGRILEMEGLPDLNVDEAFELTCAAAERSAAATCIDLSEASVARFLRSNIALMQQMIADGYQDAATLQARIDAAAQWLQKPQLLRADPHAEYAAVIEIDLDQIREPLICCPNDPDDVRPLSEIAGAGIDDVFLGSCMSNIGHFRAAAAIWQGRPYNGSVRTWLCPPTRMDQKQLRDEGLFSIFSDVGGRIETAGCSLCMGNQARVPDRARVFSTSTRNFDNRMGKDAQVYLGSAELAAMVAVLGRIPTLDEYFQLFEDKIAPRAEEIYRGLQFDLEGSC; encoded by the coding sequence ATGCTGCAAGAGTATTTGAAACATAAGGCCGAACGTGAAGCTCGCGGTATTCCCCCCTTGCCCCTGTCCGCAGAGCAGACGGCAAGCTTGTGCGAACTTCTGCTCGATCCGCCGGCCGGCCGGGAAAACATGTTGCTGAAACTGCTGGCGGAACGGGTTTCGCCCGGCGTCGATGAGGCGGCCGGGGTCAAGGCCGATTTCCTTGGACGGATTCTCCGGGATGAAGCGGACTGTCCTCTTTTGACAAAGCGCCAGGCTATCGACCTGCTGGGCGCCATGACGGGCGGGTTCAACGTGCCCCATCTGGTGGCCGCGCTGGATGACCCGAAGCTGGCTGCCGAAGCGGCCAGGGCACTCGGGTCCATCACCCTAGTCTACGACGCTTTTGACAACGTGCTGGCACGGAGTGAAACCAATTCCGCGGCCAAGCAGGTGATCGAATCCTGGGCAGCGGCCGACTGGTTCACGTCGGCGCCGGAGCTTCCCGTCGAGATTCGCGTCCGCATTTTCAAGGTTGAAGGGGAAATCAATACGGACGACTTTTCCCCGGCCGGCGATGCCTGGAGCCGGCCGGACATTCCTTTGCATGCCCTGTCCATGGGCAAAAATCGTTTTCCCGGAGGCATCGAGACCATTGCCGCCTGGCGTGCCGAAGGGCATCGCGTGGCGTTTGTGGGCGATGTGGTGGGCACCGGCTCTTCGCGCAAGTCGGCCTGCAACAGCCTGCTGTGGCATATCGGCGGGGACATTCCGGGAGTCCCGAACAAGCGCCGCGGCGGCGTTATTCTCGGCGGGGTCATTGCGCCGATCTTTTTCAATACAGCCCAGGACTCGGGTGCCCTGCCGCTGGAGGCGGAGGTCGATGCCCTGCAGCATGGTGATGTCGTGGTTATCGATACCCGATCGGGAGAGATTCGCGATGAGGCGGGCGAGGTCCTGACCCGGTTTGGTATACGCCCCGATACCTTGCGCGATGAATACCGGGCCGGCGGGCGCATTCCCCTGATCATCGGCCGCGCGTTGACCGAGCGGGCCCGTCAGGCTCTGGGAATGAGTCCCTGTGAGCTGTTTGCCCAGCCAACCAATCCCGAACCGAAAGAAAATCAGGGGTATACCCTGGCCCAGAAGATGGTCGGCAAAGCCTGCGGTCTGCCGGGAGTGCTTCCCGGAACCGCCTGCGAGCCCCGCATGACCACCCTCGGTTCCCAGGATACCACCGGACCGATGACGGCTGACGAACTGAAGGAACTGGCCTGTTTGCGGTTTCAGGCTCCCATGGTCATGCAGTCTTTCTGCCATACCGCCGCATATCCCAAGTCCGCCGATGTGAAAATGCAAAAAAATCTCCCCCAATTCATCAGTGAACGGGGCGGGGTAGCCCTGCGCCCGGCGGACGGCGTCATCCACTGCTGGCTGAACCGGCTTCTGCTGCCGGATACGGTCGGCACGGGCGGAGATTCCCACACCCGTTTCCCCATCGGCATCTCCTTTCCCGCAGGCTCGGGGCTGGTGGCCTTTGCCGGTGCACTCGGCTTCATGCCCCTGGACATGCCCGAGTCGGTCCTCGTGCGTTTCAAAGGGCGTCTGCGGCCGGGCATCACCCTGCGCGACCTGGTCAATGCCATCCCTTTCGCGGCGACCCGGCAGGGGTTGCTGACCGTGCCGAAGAAGAACAAAAAGAATATTTTCAACGGCCGCATTCTGGAAATGGAGGGTTTGCCCGACCTCAACGTCGATGAGGCTTTCGAGTTGACCTGCGCCGCTGCCGAACGGAGCGCCGCCGCGACCTGCATCGACCTTTCGGAGGCCAGTGTGGCCCGTTTCCTCCGCTCCAATATCGCCCTCATGCAGCAGATGATCGCCGACGGCTACCAGGATGCCGCCACCCTGCAGGCCCGTATCGACGCCGCTGCGCAGTGGTTGCAAAAACCGCAGTTGCTCAGGGCTGACCCCCACGCCGAATATGCGGCCGTCATCGAAATCGATCTGGACCAGATTCGGGAGCCGCTGATCTGCTGTCCCAACGATCCGGATGATGTCCGGCCCCTCTCCGAAATTGCGGGAGCGGGCATCGACGATGTCTTCCTCGGTTCCTGCATGTCCAACATCGGTCACTTCCGCGCCGCTGCCGCAATCTGGCAGGGGCGGCCCTACAACGGCTCGGTTCGCACCTGGCTCTGCCCTCCGACACGGATGGACCAGAAACAACTCCGGGACGAGGGGCTGTTCAGCATTTTCAGCGATGTCGGCGGGAGGATCGAAACAGCCGGCTGCTCACTCTGCATGGGGAATCAGGCCCGCGTCCCGGACCGTGCCAGAGTTTTCTCCACCTCGACCCGCAATTTCGACAACCGCATGGGCAAAGATGCCCAGGTCTACCTGGGGTCGGCGGAACTGGCGGCAATGGTGGCCGTACTGGGAAGAATTCCGACCCTGGACGAATATTTTCAACTGTTCGAGGATAAGATAGCGCCCCGGGCTGAAGAGATTTACCGCGGCTTGCAGTTTGATTTGGAAGGCAGTTGCTAG
- a CDS encoding MFS transporter, with product MPLSNNISKLYAFSVLKMTLFPMAIITLFWKNQIGLSLTQIMTLQAIFSVASILMEYPSGYLSDRLGYRTALIMASVLAIAGWSLYTVADSFNGVLLAEIVLGGAWAFISGSDSALLFETLRAQHQEGQYSRFDGRMTGAAQTGEASGALFAGVMYAAWPLMPFLFQIGIWIICLLLCISMKEPPQESEAAIQSHLAEALRTCKYAFCDNPHVRATILFGTLLGIASFYTVWLIQPYMQETGVPLAWFGPAWAGANLTVALFSLLSHRLHFGLGHARTAVLFMALIVAGYAGLGLTSAVGSFLFYYLLTAMRGMQGPIMRNHLQQASRRSNRASILSLHSLAFRVLFVATGPLVGLAADRIGLRPTFGWLAVLFGAALLPAAWLFLRTLPREAEIG from the coding sequence ATGCCCCTTTCGAACAACATCAGCAAACTCTATGCCTTTTCGGTCCTCAAGATGACGCTGTTTCCCATGGCGATCATCACCCTTTTCTGGAAAAACCAGATCGGGCTGAGCCTGACCCAGATCATGACATTGCAAGCCATTTTTTCCGTGGCCAGCATACTCATGGAGTATCCCTCGGGTTATCTCAGCGATCGACTCGGCTACCGCACCGCCCTGATTATGGCTTCGGTGCTGGCGATTGCGGGGTGGAGTCTGTACACGGTGGCCGACTCCTTCAATGGGGTGCTGCTGGCGGAAATCGTGCTCGGCGGGGCCTGGGCTTTCATCAGCGGTTCCGACAGCGCCCTGCTGTTCGAAACCCTTCGAGCCCAGCACCAAGAGGGTCAGTATTCCCGGTTTGATGGGCGCATGACGGGCGCCGCCCAGACCGGAGAAGCGTCAGGGGCTCTCTTTGCGGGGGTCATGTATGCTGCATGGCCCCTCATGCCTTTTCTGTTTCAGATCGGCATCTGGATCATCTGCCTGTTGCTCTGCATTTCCATGAAGGAACCGCCTCAGGAAAGCGAAGCCGCCATACAGTCCCATCTGGCCGAAGCGCTGCGGACCTGCAAATATGCCTTTTGCGACAATCCCCATGTACGGGCGACCATCCTCTTCGGCACGCTGCTCGGCATCGCCTCCTTTTACACGGTCTGGCTGATCCAGCCCTATATGCAGGAAACGGGCGTACCGCTGGCCTGGTTCGGACCGGCCTGGGCCGGTGCCAATCTGACAGTGGCCCTCTTCTCGCTGCTCAGTCACCGCCTGCATTTCGGCCTCGGCCATGCCAGGACCGCTGTGCTTTTTATGGCACTGATCGTGGCCGGATATGCGGGGCTGGGACTGACCTCAGCCGTCGGCAGCTTTCTTTTCTACTATCTGCTGACCGCCATGCGCGGAATGCAGGGGCCGATCATGCGCAACCACCTGCAGCAGGCCAGCCGACGAAGCAACCGGGCCAGCATCCTCTCCCTGCACAGTCTCGCCTTCAGGGTTCTGTTCGTCGCCACCGGCCCCCTGGTCGGCCTGGCCGCCGACCGTATCGGTCTGCGACCGACCTTCGGTTGGCTGGCGGTCCTTTTCGGCGCCGCGCTGCTGCCTGCGGCTTGGTTGTTTTTGCGCACACTGCCCAGGGAAGCGGAAATTGGCTAG
- a CDS encoding OmpA family protein, whose product MKKALTCIALVSVVLAGCAQPMTRTQKGVAVGAGTGAAVGAGLGQLIGGDTEGTLIGAGIGAALGGTAGGFFANYMEKQEMAMRQQLAGVEGASIQRDAEVLAVTFRSDVLFDVNSYAVKPGGFDELQRVAQVLTNYPQTNILIAGHTDSTGSEAYNQDLSERRAAAVKNQLVNYGVAPMRMTTIGYGEMKPIASNATESGRQMNRRVAITITPQQQQQYQQQPGY is encoded by the coding sequence ATGAAAAAAGCGTTGACATGCATTGCTTTGGTTTCCGTAGTTTTGGCGGGTTGCGCCCAGCCGATGACCCGTACCCAGAAAGGGGTGGCGGTCGGCGCCGGAACGGGAGCGGCCGTGGGGGCCGGTCTTGGTCAGCTGATCGGTGGCGATACGGAGGGGACCTTGATTGGAGCCGGTATCGGAGCTGCCCTGGGCGGTACCGCGGGCGGCTTCTTCGCCAATTACATGGAAAAGCAGGAGATGGCCATGCGCCAGCAGTTGGCGGGAGTCGAAGGAGCCAGTATCCAGCGTGATGCGGAAGTGCTGGCTGTCACCTTCCGATCTGATGTCCTGTTCGATGTCAATTCCTATGCCGTAAAACCCGGTGGCTTTGATGAATTGCAGCGGGTCGCCCAGGTTCTCACCAATTATCCGCAGACCAATATCCTGATCGCCGGCCACACTGACAGCACCGGCAGTGAAGCCTATAACCAGGATCTTTCCGAACGCCGTGCGGCGGCGGTGAAAAACCAGCTGGTCAACTACGGTGTTGCGCCGATGCGCATGACGACCATCGGCTACGGCGAGATGAAGCCGATTGCCAGTAACGCCACCGAATCCGGCCGTCAGATGAACCGCCGGGTGGCCATCACCATCACTCCCCAGCAACAGCAGCAGTATCAGCAGCAGCCCGGCTACTGA
- the gatA gene encoding Asp-tRNA(Asn)/Glu-tRNA(Gln) amidotransferase subunit GatA codes for MDLTELTIHEMHDLLRAGKVTAQDLVSAFLDRIDATDERINAFITVNRQQALQDAAAADERLAAGNGNILTGIPLALKDIFVTEGLLTTCASQILANFVPPYDGTAVRRLREQGAVMVGKLNMDEFAMGSSNENSSFGPVRNPWNTDYVPGGSSGGSAACVAARQAAGALGTDTGGSIRQPAAHCGVVGLKPTYGRVSRYGVIAYASSLDQVGPLTRDVEDCAILFGAVAGHDPADSTSVDLPVPDYRAALREGVKGLRIGLPREYFIEGLDPEVKKAIENAVETLRGLGAEPVEVSLPHTEYAVACYYLIATAEASSNLARYDGVRYGRRVEENQGLIDMYNQTRAAGFGREVKRRIMLGTYALSSGYYDAYYLKAQKVRTLIRQDFLDAFTKVDVILTPVAPTPAFRIGEKTADPLQMYLSDIFTIPVNLAGTCGMSLPCGFSSGGLPIGLQVIGRPFAEETVLRTGYAYEQATDWHQRRPAL; via the coding sequence ATGGATCTGACAGAACTGACAATACATGAAATGCATGATCTGCTGCGGGCAGGGAAGGTTACCGCACAGGATCTGGTCTCCGCTTTCCTCGACCGGATCGACGCGACCGATGAGCGCATCAATGCCTTCATCACGGTCAACAGGCAGCAGGCCCTGCAGGACGCCGCTGCAGCCGATGAGCGTCTTGCCGCCGGCAATGGAAACATCCTGACCGGCATTCCGCTGGCTCTCAAGGACATTTTTGTCACCGAGGGGCTGCTGACCACCTGCGCTTCCCAGATTCTGGCCAACTTCGTCCCGCCCTATGACGGCACCGCGGTGCGCAGGCTCCGGGAACAGGGTGCGGTGATGGTCGGAAAGCTGAACATGGACGAATTCGCCATGGGCAGCTCCAACGAAAACAGCTCCTTCGGGCCTGTACGCAACCCCTGGAATACGGATTACGTACCCGGCGGCTCTTCGGGCGGATCCGCAGCCTGCGTCGCCGCCCGCCAGGCGGCCGGCGCCCTCGGCACCGACACCGGGGGATCGATCCGGCAGCCCGCGGCCCATTGCGGAGTGGTCGGCCTGAAACCGACCTACGGCAGGGTGTCGCGATACGGCGTCATTGCCTACGCCTCATCCCTTGACCAGGTCGGGCCCCTGACCAGGGACGTGGAAGATTGCGCGATTCTGTTTGGTGCCGTGGCCGGGCACGACCCGGCCGACTCCACCTCCGTCGACCTGCCCGTGCCCGACTACCGGGCAGCACTCCGGGAAGGGGTCAAAGGTCTCCGGATCGGCCTGCCCAGGGAATATTTCATCGAAGGGCTCGACCCTGAAGTCAAGAAGGCGATCGAAAACGCCGTCGAGACCCTGCGCGGACTGGGCGCCGAACCGGTCGAGGTCTCCCTGCCCCATACGGAATACGCCGTCGCCTGCTACTACCTGATCGCCACCGCCGAAGCCTCAAGCAACCTGGCCCGCTACGATGGCGTGAGATATGGGCGCCGGGTCGAGGAAAACCAGGGTTTGATCGACATGTACAACCAGACCCGAGCCGCCGGTTTCGGCCGTGAAGTCAAACGCCGCATCATGCTTGGCACCTACGCCCTCTCCTCCGGCTATTACGATGCCTACTATCTCAAGGCGCAGAAGGTGCGGACCCTGATCCGGCAGGACTTCCTCGACGCCTTCACCAAGGTCGATGTCATCCTGACCCCCGTCGCCCCGACCCCGGCGTTTCGCATCGGAGAGAAAACCGCCGACCCGCTGCAGATGTATCTTTCGGACATTTTCACCATTCCGGTAAACCTGGCTGGCACCTGCGGCATGAGCCTGCCCTGCGGCTTTTCCTCCGGCGGTCTGCCGATCGGCCTGCAGGTTATCGGCCGTCCCTTCGCCGAAGAAACCGTTCTGCGCACGGGGTACGCCTACGAACAGGCTACCGACTGGCATCAACGCCGTCCGGCACTGTAA